A stretch of the Theileria equi strain WA chromosome 1, complete sequence genome encodes the following:
- a CDS encoding hypothetical protein (encoded by transcript BEWA_031440A), producing the protein MRIPSLLFITFLCQVCYGKGGNKVLHRPCKNNVQNKAKAQQQKESIPVADLKSKVDSSLFDEGEENGIKVLKLKAKEGTSTNKLTFDNLTVWEDSQTPCSSAVIYMNGSVPDLAVIKTKGSSGEESTVYRYYDGKEWKKDKEKQHNDRLKELQDAAKLRESPKATSGNTEEARAKEAEKVAQEGNNEDAKQSTIQDTHNPDSQPSDEQLSSKPDHKTNESAKKEQEASADKPVEAPAPKPAEPVEKPKQAVSQGQTARHNTQCSQQENKPESVPEATQESQQPAQQKTPKSTQLVPQETPKYNTPTATRQSLGTSVLQSQLSRPEPPQAKTPLPGVKPVTQTAVGRGTTKVTVNSKPSARPDIEDVGEDLEEDLKHVKAYHENMQETIKTTLEVTSTAEPKEKPLEYKMDMTLVTVVRSTEGTLSVVTYTAKQDANIPLLLHDKKLVWKSIDSMNNKDTLVKATVYLGSGGPLAANLTYKRVTESTTKEYCKLVRGKWTFVDKSSLERTFDEVGELPGNSNASAYRTKVDSTLFDIQVGKYEGIPVLNCIAKKDVKVPKLVYDGKEVWQADGNQSCSSATFYFGKSGIIGVSFTHNSIEETLHDCFRVFSNDKWEGVNGDYYERVLYEAKNPETPVATASENTKSKIFIDTAKFTVVSDMEDTVPVLKCTAGNGASKLTYGSDTIWPGKKDVMCLSALLYMDGEKPTLAVLVTRDNKNKQGTVYRYHDGKKWKNGKEGTHKKKFEELKKTIENRIKQHHLLIASRTVDIAKFDANKGQSFDYTVDNVPVKMFIPKDNVTINRLVNGGAYLWSTENGKCTIIMLYLKDNKPKLVYIVRFIQGDSYSGFYKKDEDGKWTETEDFDYEFKKIRTAPTSSSQFTLDISSVSDTTGCRIFQASLYGIDTRFYSPNSGHHASSIAHNGASVWTPEEGERCTFVTSYLKDGQEHLFRMTVKNTNDKSSMKYFEKCNSGWRNITKEDFNTKRDSLKSDAYRPKNIKEITPVSQPDQKSTQPSKRAPVKETLLDIGRPDPQSYRSFDYALDDVPTRLIVTVKEQPNKVVLGQETLWSTDDTGRCSYCTVHIKDKKPVLIYMSGRSFSLYLLKTDGGWKSIDNYSEEFAKLRLAVPSPSSFSLDISTNQDTGQCRVFETLFNKVNTRFYVPKAGRYATSVSNGQAVLWKGDKEKAILVRLYPSDNPTLLHILSKDTDGTFKHQYLVKGANTWESITKDVHDRLLSEIKATAPGKHTDVGKLRQELMESQASLDKLVESKKFTDCDGPEDPSILDIVHYEESNAHIVTNCTLDGYPTTVLIPDNGSIKKVVYGSLTIWEGAEKEECKYLMVHYVYSIPAFAYLIKGSDRDVDLYFANKGDKWEEIQVDYVRKLNELRREKKPASGDYVIDINNTTSDEKCKVYSYTIDGLLTYSYYPHQEVTVKKIMEGSKDVWNGGGRCLYLTVSYVNSTPVLVYFVALDGYKPEYTFYKKGSNGKWSSCHDQGYKDEWNKLINKKDTSAGDKEISDMKQERLKKVAHVRTLGRDCIINARDISLHETYRVIKTFINSIPALVYVPGPTFNFNKITLDNIKFSHSCLGDKFKGLCTFLKDNELSIMHLKRIYKKEGRDEYVDFKNTNGRCSSANIEALKSHKHSRFIFSLDISRRGSFGCKFMSFRNNGVVTHSHIVNAGYTSNMVTDGVLVLWKGDADEKCLYALTSFLDGIPVLLNIFVRLSDGKLEHYYFYNHGEWTIASNLDYKAILEDLSDTIKSRLSESIDRDNREVLSLDVAKVDTGKYTMETTKLRVLTSIKYSPPENSRVTKVVFGNDSLWQTLKASVQCNFAVITYRGISIELAQLCIMDGCEKYMHFEMEDGRLSSITAEEYNDALSRLDSGDGASDEDFEFILSTIDTLDLMTTAELDFEIDRFQLDTLSSAFYLPLHKHTIGRVVLGKALWTSGNSKCLYVSTFSTEKSR; encoded by the coding sequence atgaggatcCCTAGTCTCTTATTCATCACTTTCCTCTGTCAAGTATGTTATGGCAAGGGTGGTAATAAAGTCCTCCATAGGCCCTGTAAAAACAATGTCCAGAACAAGGCTAAGGCTCAGCAGCAAAAAGAATCTATTCCTGTGGCTGATCTAAAATCCAaagtagattcttcactATTTGATGAAGGAGAAGAGAATGGCATTAAGGTTCTTAAGTTAAAGGCTAAGGAAGGTACTTCTACTAACAAGCTCACGTTCGACAATTTGACAGTTTGGGAAGATTCTCAAACTCCTTGCTCTTCCGCTGTCATATATATGAATGGAAGCGTGCCTGATCTTGCCGTTATAAAGACTAAAGGCAGTAGTGGTGAGGAATCCACAGTATACAGATActatgatggtaaagaatggaagaaggaTAAGGAGAAACAACATAATGACAGACTCAAGGAACTACAAGATGCTGCTAAACTaagagaatctccaaaagcTACCAGTGGTAATACAGAAGAGGCTAGAGCTAAAGAAGCTGAGAAAGTTGctcaagaaggaaataatgaagatgctaAACAGTCTACTATCCAGGATACGCACAATCCAGATTCTCAACCTTCAGATGAACAACTGTCTAGTAAACCTGATCACAAGACTAATGAATCAGCCAAGAAGGAACAGGAAGCTTCAGCTGATAAACCTGTAGAGGCACCTGCTCCTAAACCAGCCGAACCTGTCGAAAAACCAAAGCAAGCCGTTTCACAAGGACAAACAGCCAGGCATAATACACAATGTAGTCAACAGGAGAATAAACCAGAGTCTGTTCCTGAAGCTACCCAGGAATCTCAGCAACCAGCTCAGCAGAAAACTCCTAAATCAACTCAACTAGTTCCTCAGGAAACTCCCAAATATAATACACCTACTGCTACAAGACAATCTTTGGGGACATCTGTACTGCAATCTCAACTTTCTAGGCCAGAACCACCTCAAGCAAAGACTCCTCTCCCAGGAGTAAAACCTGTTACACAAACTGCAGTTGGAAGGGGTACTACTAAAGTAACCGTAAACTCCAAGCCTAGTGCTCGTCCAGACATTGAGGATGTTGGCGAGGacctggaagaagatttaaagcATGTCAAGGCGTATCATGAGAACATGCAAGAAACTATCAAGACTACCCTTGAGGTAACTAGTACTGCGGAGCCTAAAGAGAAGCCTTTGGAGTACAAGATGGACATGACCTTGGTCACTGTGGTAAGGTCTACTGAGGGAACTCTTTCAGTGGTTACCTATACAGCCAAGCAAGATGCCAATATACCCCTACTCTTGCATGATAAGAAGCTTGTTTGGAAAAGTATAGACAGCATGAATAACAAGGATACTCTGGTAAAGGCAACAGTCTACCTTGGATCTGGCGGACCACTAGCTGCCAACTTGACATACAAGAGAGTCACGGAAAGCACTACAAAGGAGTACTGTAAACTAGTAAGGGGTAAGTGGACCTTTGTTGACAAGAGTTCCCTAGAAAGGACATTTGATGAGGTTGGTGAGCTACCCGGTAACTCTAATGCATCTGCCTATAGAACAAAGGTAGACTCTACTCTCTTTGACATACAGGTGGGAAAATACGAGGGAATACCAGTATTAAACTGCATTGCCAAAAAGGATGTAAAGGTACCCAAACTTGTTTACGACGGCAAAGAAGTATGGCAAGCTGATGGAAATCAATCTTGTTCATCAGCCACTTTTtactttggaaagtctGGTATCATTGGTGTATCCTTTACCCATAACAGTATAGAAGAGACTCTCCATGACTGTTTCCGTGTCTTTAGCAACGACAAGTGGGAGGGTGTAAACGGTGACTATTATGAAAGGGTACTTTATGAAGCCAAGAATCCAGAGACTCCCGTAGCTACTGCGTCTGAGAATACCAAATCCAAGATCTTCATTGACACCGCCAAGTTTACCGTAGTTAGTGACATGGAGGATACAGTCCCAGTCCTAAAATGCACAGCTGGAAATGGTGCCTCTAAACTTACCTATGGATCTGATACAATATGGCCAGGTAAGAAGGATGTAATGTGTCTTTCAGCTctcttgtatatggatggagagaagccTACTCTTGCGGTACTTGTTACCAGGGATAATAAGAACAAGCAGGGAACAgtctatagataccatgatggtaagaagtggaagaatggtaaagaaggaactcataagaagaagtttgaGGAGCTAAAGAAGACCATTGAGAATAGGATTAAACAACACCATCTTCTAATAGCTAGTAGAACAGTAGACATTGCCAAATTTGATGCTAATAAAGGTCAATCATTCGACTATACCGTTGATAACGTCCCCGTAAAGATGTTTATTCCAAAGGACAACGTTACAATAAATAGACTTGTGAATGGCGGGGCTTACCTCTGGAGCACTGAGAATGGCAAGTGTACTATCATAATGCTATATCTCAAGGATAATAAACCGAAGTTAGTCTACATTGTCCGATTCATCCAGGGAGACAGTTACAGCGGTTTTtacaagaaggatgaagatggtaaatggacAGAAACTGAGGACTTTGATTACGAGTTCAAGAAGATAAGGACTGCTCctacatcctcatctcaatttactcttgacatttcctCAGTTTCTGATACCACTGGATGCAGAATATTCCAAGCTTCACTATATGGAATAGACACTCGCTTCTACTCTCCAAATAGTGGCCATCATGCATCCTCTATTGCACATAATGGAGCATCCGTATGGACTCCTGAGGAAGGAGAAAGATGCACATTTGTGACATCCTATCTCAAGGATGGACAAGAACACTTGTTTCGTATGACAGTCAAGAATACCAATGATAAAAGCTCCATgaagtactttgagaagtGTAACAGTGGATGGAGGAATATCACTAAGGAAGACTTTAATACCAAACGTGACTCTCTGAAAAGTGATGCTTATAGACCAaaaaatatcaaagaaATCACTCCAGTTTCTCAACCTGATCAAAAGTCTACTCAACCATCCAAGAGAGCTCCGGTAAAGGAGACACTCCTTGACATTGGTCGACCAGATCCACAAAGCTATAGATCATTTGACTATGCACTGGATGATGTTCCAACTAGACTCATAGTTACAGTGAAGGAACAACCAAACAAGGTAGTACTTGGACAAGAAACTCTATGGTCTACTGATGACACTGGAAGATGTAGCTACTGTACCGTCCATATAAAGGATAAGAAACCAGTACTAATCTACATGTCTGGAAGATCCTTCTCATTGTACCTACTAAAGACTGATGGTGGATGGAAATCCATTGACAACTACAGTGAGGAGTTTGCTAAGCTTAGACTTGCCGTACCCTCACCatcctcattctccctTGACATCTCTACTAACCAGGATACAGGACAATGTAGAGTATTTGAGACACTCTTCAATAAGGTTAATACTCGTTTCTATGTTCCAAAGGCTGGAAGGTATGCCACTAGTGTTTCTAATGGACAAGctgtactatggaaggGTGATAAAGAGAAAGCAATCCTGGTGAGACTCTACCCATCTGATAATCCTACCTTGTTACACATACTCTCTAAAGATACTGATGGAACATTCAAACACCAGTACCTTGTCAAGGGTGCCAATACATGGGAATCTATTACCAAGGACGTTCACGATAGACTACTCTCTGAAATCAAGGCTACTGCACCTGGTAAACATACAGACGTTGGTAAGCTCAGACAAGAACTGATGGAGTCACAGGCCTCTCTTGATAAACTAGTAGAATCCAAGAAATTTACAGACTGTGATGGACCAGAGgatccttccattcttgacatTGTCCACTATGAGGAGTCCAACGCCCATATAGTTACCAACTGTACATTAGATGGTTATCCTACTACAGTCCTTATTCCTGACAATGGCAGCATTAAGAAGGTAGTCTATGGAAGTCTTACAATCTGGGAAGGTGCtgaaaaggaggaatgtAAGTACTTAATGGTCCACTACGTCTACAGTATACCAGCATTTGCATACCTCATCAAAGGGTCAGACAGGGATGTAGatttatactttgcaaACAAGGGAGATAAGTGGGAAGAGATCCAGGTAGACTACGTTAGAAAACTTAATGAACTTCGTAGGGAAAAGAAACCAGCCTCCGGAGACTATGTGATAGACATCAATAATACTACTAGTGATGAAAAGTGCAAAGTTTATAGCTATACAATAGATGGGCTTCTGACATACTCATACTATCCGCATCAAGAAGTTACAGTGAAGAAGATAATGGAAGGAAGTAAGGATGTTTGGAACGGTGGTGGAAGATGTCTTTACTTGACAGTAAGTTATGTTAATAGTACACCTGTGttggtatattttgtaGCATTGGATGGATATAAACCTGAgtatacattttacaagaaaGGTTCAAATGGTAAATGGTCAAGCTGCCACGACCAGGGTTATAAAGACGAATGGAATAAACTAATTAATAAGAAAGATACATCAGCTGGGGACAAAGAAATATCAGATATGAAACAAGAGAGACTTAAAAAGGTTGCACATGTTAGAACTCTGGGTAGAGACTGTATTATAAATGCCAGGGATATATCTCTCCATGAAACGTACAGAGTCATAAAGACCTTCATAAACAGTATTCCTGCTCTCGTATACGTTCCTGGACCgacttttaatttcaataAAATTACTTTGGACAATATCAAGTTTTCCCATAGTTGTCTGGGAGACAAATTTAAAGGTCTATGTACATTTCTGAAGGACAATGAACTCTCAATAATGCACCTTAAAAGGATCTATAAAAAAGAAGGTAGGGATGAGTACGTTGACTTTAAAAACACTAACGGAAGGTGTAGTTCTGCTAATATTGAAGCATTAAAGTCCCATAAACACTCCAGGTTCATCTTCTCACTGGATATATCCCGTAGAGGAAGCTTTGGATGCAAATTTATGAGCTTCCGCAATAACGGTGTTGTAACTCATTCCCACATTGTTAATGCTGGCTATACATCTAATATGGTTACTGATGGAGTTCTTGTTCTTTGGAAGGGTGATGCTGATGAAAAGTGTTTATATGCTCTTACCAGTTTCCTGGATGGCATTCCCGTACTActaaacatttttgtgCGACTATCTGATGGTAAACTGGAACATTACTATTTCTATAACCATGGAGAATGGACAATTGCTAGCAATCTGGACTACAAGGCTATACTGGAGGATCTTTCTGACACCATTAAATCTAGGTTGTCTGAGTCCATTGACAGGGACAACAGAGAAGTGCTCAGTCTAGATGTCGCCAAGGTAGATACTGGCAAGTATACCATGGAGACTACAAAGCTTAGAGTGCTTACCAGCATCAAGTATAGTCCACCAGAGAACAGCCGTGTTACCAAGGTTGTCTTCGGCAATGACTCTCTATGGCAGACTCTCAAGGCTAGTGTCCAATGTAACTTTGCCGTCATTACCTATAGaggaatatccatagaACTTGCTCAACTGTGTATTATGGATGGCTGCGAAAAGTATATGCACTttgagatggaggatggtAGACTAAGTAGCATTACAGCTGAGGAGTACAATGATGCCTTATCAAGACTAGACTCTGGAGATGGTGCATCTGATGAAGACTTTGAGTTCATTCTTTCTACCATAGACACTCTGGATCTCATGACTACAGCTGAACTGGACTTTGAGATTGACAGGTTCCAGctggatactctctctTCTGCATTCTACCTACCACTAcataaacataccattgGCAGAGTAGTACTTGGGAAGGCATTATGGACCAGTGGTAACTCCAAGTGTCTCTACGTCAGTACATTCTCCACTGAGAAGTCCAGATAG
- a CDS encoding hypothetical protein (encoded by transcript BEWA_031460A), with protein MSLDAESRGFVDIGELKEFTGHAKRISIKNRQVAIWIHNGEVFAIDANCYHSAGALEHHTEDIEDVLGHPCIRCPQHKYIISLKTGESFYQSVKVDKDETTGARKIVPTGWKSKGIMQRTHETLVVNGRVYVKVDCFQGEIPSDKYAYLNIRR; from the exons ATGTCCCTGGATGCGGAATCCCGGGGATTCGTCGACATTGGAGAACtaaaagag TTTACAGGTCACGCAAAAAGAATCAGTATAAAGAATAGACAGG TCGCCATCTGGATACATAACGGTGAAGTATTTGCCATCGATGCCAATTGCTACCATTCTGCGGGAGCATTAGAACAT CACACTGAAGATATTGAAGATGTCCTCGGCCACCCCTGCATAAGATGCCCTCAACACAAATACATTATATCGCTAAAAACCGGAGAATCATTTTATCAGTCCGTAAAGGtagataaagatgaaacCACTGGAGCTAGAAAAATCGTTCCTACTGGGTGGAAATCCAAGGGAATCATGCAAAGGACTCATGAAACTTTGGTAGTAAATGGTCGAGTTTACGTCAAGGTGGATTGCTTTCAGGGAGAAATACCCTCGGACAAGTATGCCTATCTAAACATTAGGCGCTAA
- a CDS encoding hypothetical protein (encoded by transcript BEWA_031450A) translates to MRIQTLLLFLLFYGKVIALETAIPDAPAVFAGATLDVATPDYSTIEKYEYRLHHVKTPSYTAKPGYFIEKVVEGDATVCECFPKGAFIKVTRCYRKDLFDIIHVYTIDLNGTKNACYFLKKDGKWSSLKEEEFYDHFNALSIINHEFNDKILDISKASSDLELYVNESPKSPFAVYGTRSTCRVKKIKTKRRFGTTIWKRENDEWCTKLTFYPREGDHKLLWIVTKDPYENENILYYSKMSGSWKSVDKNGYLEDLAKAGFDKSTFDDRVTLDISNVDDKFFFIDKYQVDIVGLNRYHVLPGFRMNKVVDGKETIWESSDDRFSIHLRFNERGPDISLGALFTTNARKEHKIIYLRKMNGKWVTITKDEYYDVLSGRDSPIYTHEVDKPDIVMSSFKNKQGLRIATYASKVEKANGDVILTHGLRGHFLADFLTFDIDWNYEHYGFEIFPYGSIFDEPVTVKKVSNAERYRSYFEYKTLEGMNPLDILHRSQYRTTFVEALNRLGYNVYCYDHQSHGFSEAKTENRCHVKKFMDYIYDLLQFVSIVKRGKFGDPNEKWDENSLYKSYTTDKKTFLFGFSMGGNVILRAVQEFHKHAEGGAGLTDGVIATSCMLNIDPYLDKWYKRAVKPFLRLPAFFSPGSNAWLQSPYDVEIQFERFNDYNTDPFYYTDILTCKTGVDFFDACEHPYKDENMAHYPKNLPSLFVHSTNDNHCDIKGPRKMVNKRLKDSKVAKLVEWKGCGHHMLAVQLVPMLVPLLEKWLNEHFPETVNMKRPLQVTQKKLRNVVPKEVVTRLEGTTLDLSNPDSSLFSLADDPIHGVSHKAFVPKDGSSVVTIVDDGDTIWTSTGPKEGCTGAYLFSREGHSSLLSVYTRGAGDETFCFEKVDGAWKNVDKLKFETKLRSMKDLSAPAGEEHREEDMIC, encoded by the coding sequence atgaggattcAGACGCttctcctcttcctcctaTTTTATGGGAAAGTCATAGCCTTGGAGACTGCCATACCTGATGCTCCAGCGGTCTTTGCTGGAGCTACTCTGGACGTTGCTACTCCAGATTATTCTACTATAGAAAAGTACGAATATAGGCTACATCACGTGAAGACACCATCGTATACAGCAAAGCCTGGttattttatagaaaaggTGGTAGAAGGAGATGCTACCGTCTGTGAGTGTtttccaaagggagcatTCATCAAAGTCACACGATGCTATAGAAAAGACCTATTTGACATTATCCATGTATATActatagatttaaatgGTACAAAGAATGCCTGCTATTttctcaagaaggatggtAAGTGGTCTTCTCtcaaagaagaggaattcTATGACCACTTTAATGCACTCTCAATCATTAATCATGAATTTAATGACAAGATACTCGATATCTCCAAAGCTTCTAGTGATTTGGAATTGTACGTTAATGAATCGCCAAAGTCCCCCTTTGCAGTTTATGGGACCAGAAGCACATGTAGAGTCAAGAAAATTAAGACCAAAAGGAGATTTGGTACCACAATATGGAAGAGAGAGAATGATGAATGGTGTACCAAACTCACCTTTTATCCCAGAGAGGGAGATCATAAACTCCTCTGGATAGTCACCAAGGATCCTtatgagaatgagaatatcctctactactccaaGATGAGTGGGTCATGGAAGTCTGTTGACAAGAATGGGTATCTGGAAGACTTAGCAAAGGCTGGCTTTGACAAGTCAACCTTTGATGATAGGGTTACTCTGGACATATCCAACGTTGACGAtaaattcttcttcattgacAAATACCAAGTTGACATTGTAGGACTGAACAGGTACCATGTTCTTCCGGGATTtagaatgaacaaggtTGTTGACGGCAAGGAGACTATTTGGGAGTCTTCGGATGATAGATTCTCTATCCACTTAAGATTCAATGAAAGAGGACCAGATATTTCACTTGGTGCTCTATTTACCACGAATGCTAGAAAAGAGCACAAGATCATTTACCTCCGaaaaatgaatggaaagtGGGTGACAATCACAAAGGATGAGTACTATGATGTTCTTTCAGGAAGGGATAGCCCTATTTATACTCATGAAGTAGACAAGCCAGATATAGTCATGAGTAGTTTTAAGAACAAGCAGGGTCTACGGATTGCTACCTATGCCTCCAAAGTGGAGAAGGCAAATGGAGATGTAATTCTGACGCATGGGCTCCGTGGACACTTTCTTGCTGATTTTCTTACCTTTGACATTGACTGGAACTATGAGCATTATGGCTTCGAGATATTTCCCTACGGCAGTATTTTTGATGAGCCAGTGACTGTCAAGAAGGTATCCAATGCAGAACGCTATAGATCCTACTTTGAGTACAAGACCCTGGAAGGAATGAATCCGCTAGACATTCTTCACAGGTCTCAATACAGGACTACATTTGTAGAGGCTCTTAATAGACTTGGGTATAATGTCTACTGCTATGACCATCAGTCACATGGGTTCTCTGAGGCAAAAACTGAAAATAGATGTCATGTCAAGAAATTCATGGAttatatttatgatttaCTTCAGTTTGTGAGTATAGTGAAAAGAGGTAAGTTTGGAGATCCTAATGAAAAGTGGGATGAAAATAGCCTCTACAAGAGTTATACCACTGATAAAAAGACATTCTTGTTCGGATTTTCAATGGGTGGTAATGTCATATTACGGGCAGTTCAGGAGTTCCACAAGCATGCAGAAGGGGGAGCAGGGCTTACAGACGGCGTCATCGCCACCTCTTGCATGCTAAATATTGATCCATACTTGGATAAATGGTACAAAAGGGCAGTAAAACCATTCCTTAGGTTGCCAGCATTCTTTTCGCCAGGGTCCAATGCTTGGTTACAGTCTCCGTACGATGTAGAAATCCAATTTGAaaggtttaatgattaCAATACAGACCCATTTTACTATACTGACATACTTACATGTAAAACAGGAGTAGACTTTTTTGACGCGTGTGAGCATCCCTACAAGGATGAGAATATGGCACACTATCCAAAGAATTTGCCATCCTTGTTTGTACATAGTACAAATGACAATCATTGTGACATAAAGGgtccaaggaagatggtTAATAAGAGACTCAAGGATAGTAAAGTTGCCAAACTAGTAGAGTGGAAAGGATGTGGACACCATATGCTTGCTGTTCAACTAGTTCCTATGTTGGTACCATTGTTGGAAAAGTGGCTAAATGAACACTTTCCAGAAACGGTGAATATGAAGAGACCATTACAGGTTACTCAGAAGAAACTCCGTAATGTTGTACCTAAAGAAGTCGTTACACGACTAGAAGGAACTACTCTTGACCTCTCTAACCCagactcttctttattctctctggCTGACGATCCAATTCATGGAGTGAGTCATAAGGCATTTGTTCCCAAGGATGGATCTTCTGTAGTGACTATAGTGGACGACGGAGATACCATTTGGACTTCTACAGGCCCTAAAGAAGGATGCACAGGTGCCTACTTATTCTCCAGGGAAGGACACTCTTCTCTTCTCAGTGTCTATACAAGGGGTGCCGGAGATGAgaccttttgttttgagaaagttgatggagcatggaagaatgtggacaAGCTGAAATTTGAAACTAAACTTCGCTCAATGAAGGACCTTTCTGCACCCGCCGGTGAAGAGCATAGAGAGGAAGATATGATTTGCTGA